The Salegentibacter mishustinae genome includes a window with the following:
- a CDS encoding DUF5916 domain-containing protein — translation MLSKFWFISIFFIFTHQIFAQIDSLQRKNYTAVATQNAPIIDGVLDDQAWDKAPAANNFVMYYPGDGDPIPETHKTTIKVIYDDNALYIAATLIDKNPEKIVRQFTQRDNLEQSDYFQVDINTYDDGENQIRFAVTAAGTRADAKITGENTDFGFNIVWDAAVSQDQNGWYAEMRIPYAALRFPESKEQEWGIQFLRQISHKNESYTWNYVNKAVGQMSQQTGLISGIRNINPPTRLSFYPYTSAEVDRFDGETETNFNAGLDVKYGISKAFTLDMTLVPDFGQTAYDDVELNLGPFEQIFGENRAFFTEGTELFTKGDLFYSRRVGNTPIGFNNAQREKLENEEILENPVRTDLLNALKVSGRTERGLGVGFFNAVTAETKAIFRDTITGNNREKVTEPLANYNILVLDQRFNKNSSITLINTNVTREGHFRDGNVTGFLFDVFNRSNSFNVTGEAKMSNVNLAGQNETGFASEFSLNRTKGNFRYGISHELANETYDINDLGISFTNNYNNFYLNTSYQIFEPSGIFNQYNIELYGNHQRRYRPDINVATGGGASIFAMTRDRFAFGGFAEVNSAFKDFFEPRRENTFITYQPNITGNAWISSDYRKKLALDIRSTYQVFGENSRERFNFIFKPRVRISNKFLVIYGFEYDNEINRPSFVTLQPRDIIFGNRDMRSFENSLQANYNFTTRQGLNLSFRNFWSVAQFEEDKFSKLNKDGSLSAVDYNPEENYNPDANFNIWNLDLSYRWQFAPGSEAILLYRNSIFNQDELSDLDFQQSMDNLFARPARHNISLRIVYYVDYNRVKNIFNS, via the coding sequence ATGCTTTCGAAATTCTGGTTTATTTCAATTTTCTTCATTTTTACTCATCAAATTTTTGCTCAAATTGACAGCCTTCAGCGTAAAAATTATACAGCCGTAGCAACGCAAAATGCTCCTATAATAGATGGAGTGTTAGATGATCAGGCCTGGGATAAAGCGCCTGCGGCGAATAACTTTGTAATGTATTACCCCGGAGATGGCGATCCAATTCCTGAAACTCATAAAACTACGATTAAAGTGATTTATGATGATAATGCACTATATATCGCCGCTACTTTGATTGATAAAAATCCTGAAAAAATTGTAAGGCAATTTACACAAAGAGATAACCTGGAACAAAGTGATTATTTTCAGGTAGATATTAATACTTACGACGATGGTGAAAATCAAATTAGGTTTGCGGTAACAGCGGCTGGTACCCGTGCCGATGCCAAAATAACAGGTGAGAATACAGATTTTGGTTTTAATATTGTTTGGGATGCAGCGGTTTCCCAGGATCAAAATGGCTGGTACGCAGAGATGCGAATTCCCTATGCTGCGCTACGATTTCCAGAGAGTAAAGAACAGGAATGGGGAATTCAGTTTTTAAGGCAAATTTCTCATAAAAATGAAAGTTACACCTGGAATTATGTAAACAAAGCCGTAGGGCAAATGAGTCAGCAAACAGGCTTAATTAGTGGAATAAGAAATATAAATCCTCCTACCCGATTGAGTTTCTACCCTTATACTTCTGCTGAAGTAGATAGATTTGATGGGGAAACCGAGACTAATTTCAATGCAGGTTTAGATGTGAAATACGGGATTAGCAAAGCTTTTACTTTAGATATGACTTTGGTTCCGGATTTTGGTCAAACTGCTTACGATGACGTAGAACTTAACTTGGGCCCATTTGAACAAATCTTTGGGGAAAATCGTGCTTTTTTTACTGAAGGAACCGAGCTTTTTACAAAAGGAGATCTCTTTTATTCCAGACGAGTTGGAAATACACCTATAGGATTTAACAACGCACAACGTGAAAAGCTTGAAAATGAAGAAATTCTTGAAAACCCGGTAAGAACAGATCTTCTAAATGCATTAAAAGTTTCGGGAAGAACAGAGCGCGGCCTTGGAGTTGGTTTTTTTAATGCGGTTACGGCTGAAACTAAAGCAATTTTTAGAGACACCATAACCGGTAATAATCGCGAGAAAGTTACCGAACCACTAGCTAATTATAATATTTTGGTCCTGGACCAGCGTTTTAATAAGAATTCTTCTATCACTTTAATAAATACGAATGTTACAAGAGAGGGACATTTTAGAGATGGAAATGTAACTGGCTTTCTATTTGATGTTTTTAATAGATCGAATTCCTTTAATGTAACAGGGGAAGCAAAAATGAGTAATGTAAATTTAGCTGGACAAAATGAAACCGGCTTTGCTTCTGAATTTTCATTGAACCGAACTAAAGGCAATTTCAGGTATGGCATTTCTCACGAATTAGCCAACGAAACCTATGACATTAACGATCTTGGAATTAGTTTCACCAATAATTACAACAACTTTTACCTCAACACTTCCTATCAAATTTTTGAACCCAGCGGAATTTTCAATCAGTATAATATAGAATTGTATGGCAATCATCAACGCAGGTACCGGCCAGATATTAATGTAGCCACCGGCGGCGGTGCAAGCATATTTGCAATGACGAGGGATAGATTTGCTTTTGGTGGTTTTGCAGAAGTGAATTCAGCTTTTAAAGACTTTTTTGAACCGCGCAGAGAGAACACTTTTATCACTTACCAGCCAAATATTACCGGGAATGCCTGGATCTCTTCAGATTATAGAAAGAAATTAGCTTTAGATATTCGCTCTACTTACCAGGTTTTTGGTGAGAATTCTCGCGAAAGATTCAATTTTATCTTTAAGCCCAGGGTTCGAATAAGTAATAAATTCCTGGTAATTTATGGTTTTGAATATGACAATGAGATCAATCGTCCCAGTTTTGTCACCCTTCAACCTCGCGATATTATTTTTGGGAACAGAGATATGAGAAGTTTTGAAAACTCGCTACAGGCAAATTATAATTTTACCACACGGCAGGGTTTAAACTTAAGCTTTCGTAATTTTTGGTCAGTTGCTCAATTTGAAGAAGATAAATTTTCAAAATTAAATAAAGACGGCAGTTTATCGGCTGTAGATTATAACCCTGAAGAAAATTATAATCCCGATGCTAATTTTAATATTTGGAATCTTGATCTAAGTTATCGCTGGCAATTTGCACCCGGTAGTGAAGCCATTTTATTATACAGAAACTCAATTTTTAACCAGGATGAATTGAGTGATCTTGACTTTCAGCAAAGTATGGATAATCTTTTCGCCAGGCCGGCAAGACATAATATTAGCTTGCGTATTGTATATTACGTAGATTATAACCGGGTCAAAAACATATTCAATTCTTAG
- a CDS encoding TIGR02757 family protein, producing the protein MKKSELKSFLDFKAEQYNTPEFIATDPVQIPHQFSKKEDIEIAGFLTATIAWGNRKSILKNANRLMEMLDRSPYDFILNHSESDLENLSGFVHRTFNETDLFYFISALKNIYTNHGGIENVFTENAEKKSLQPAIHEFKKVFFEIPHPARTQKHVSDPLKNSAAKRINMYLRWMVRNDKTGVDFGLWEKLDASQLSCPLDVHSGNVARKLKLLKRKANDAKALAELDTSLRKLDASDPVKYDFALFGLGVFEKY; encoded by the coding sequence TTGAAAAAAAGTGAACTCAAATCTTTTCTCGATTTCAAAGCCGAACAATACAATACTCCTGAATTTATAGCTACCGACCCGGTGCAAATTCCGCATCAATTCAGTAAAAAAGAAGATATTGAAATTGCCGGGTTTCTTACGGCGACCATTGCCTGGGGAAACCGAAAAAGCATTCTTAAAAATGCTAATCGTTTAATGGAAATGTTGGATCGCAGTCCCTATGATTTCATATTGAATCACTCTGAAAGCGATCTTGAAAATCTGTCTGGATTTGTGCATCGTACTTTCAATGAAACAGATCTTTTTTATTTTATTTCAGCTTTAAAGAATATCTATACAAACCACGGCGGTATTGAAAATGTCTTCACTGAAAATGCTGAAAAAAAATCCTTACAACCGGCTATTCATGAATTCAAAAAGGTTTTTTTTGAAATTCCTCATCCGGCCAGAACGCAAAAACATGTGAGTGATCCCCTTAAGAACTCCGCAGCCAAGCGAATTAACATGTATCTACGATGGATGGTAAGAAATGATAAGACCGGGGTAGATTTTGGATTATGGGAAAAACTCGATGCATCTCAATTGAGTTGCCCTTTAGACGTGCATTCGGGAAACGTGGCAAGAAAATTAAAACTTTTAAAAAGAAAAGCTAACGATGCAAAAGCTTTAGCCGAATTGGATACTTCGTTAAGAAAACTTGATGCTTCCGATCCCGTAAAATATGACTTCGCTTTATTTGGCCTGGGAGTTTTTGAAAAATATTAG
- a CDS encoding DUF937 domain-containing protein produces the protein MASILDLLNTQMGEELVKKASSKTSEDKGKVTSALGMALPLILGAMKRNTKDPEGAENLDKALQSEKHNGDVLNNLEEKDAEELTGEGSKILNHVLGSRQIGISKTIAGALNMDETSVNKILEMAAPVIMGLLGQQKRKDNIGASGLSDLLGSVMGSNSSHDQSLVETLLDADGDGSVIDDVAGMVLGGKKGKKGGSLLGGMLGGK, from the coding sequence ATGGCTTCTATATTAGATTTACTGAACACACAAATGGGAGAAGAACTGGTAAAGAAAGCCAGTTCAAAAACTTCTGAAGATAAGGGAAAAGTGACATCAGCCCTTGGAATGGCTTTGCCATTAATTCTTGGTGCGATGAAGCGAAACACTAAAGATCCGGAAGGTGCTGAAAATTTAGATAAAGCCTTACAGAGCGAAAAACATAATGGTGACGTCTTAAACAACCTGGAAGAAAAAGATGCTGAAGAACTTACCGGCGAAGGCAGTAAGATTTTAAACCACGTGCTGGGTTCCAGGCAAATCGGAATAAGTAAAACCATTGCCGGAGCTTTAAATATGGACGAAACTTCTGTAAACAAAATTTTGGAAATGGCTGCTCCTGTTATAATGGGGCTATTAGGGCAACAAAAGCGAAAAGATAATATAGGCGCTTCAGGATTATCTGACTTACTAGGCTCTGTTATGGGATCCAATTCTTCCCACGATCAATCTTTAGTGGAAACTTTATTAGATGCCGATGGCGACGGTAGCGTGATAGACGATGTCGCAGGAATGGTACTGGGCGGCAAAAAAGGAAAAAAAGGTGGAAGTTTGCTTGGCGGTATGTTGGGTGGTAAATAA
- a CDS encoding D-2-hydroxyacid dehydrogenase: MKILANDGLAKAGIEQLENAGFEVVSTKVAQEQLADYINSKGIKVLLVRSATTVDKAVIDACKNLKVIGRGGVGLDNIAVDYAESKGIKVINTPQAASASVAELVFAHLFSGVRKLFDANRNMPLEGESRFKELKKSYSAGIELRGKTLGIIGFGRIGREVAKIALGLGMKVIASDKEVGEVKITLEFYNHQSIEIPIKTEPVEELIKHSDFITLHVPAQTKPLIGKKELDAMKPGVGIINTARGGVIDEVALLEAIEEGKVSFSGLDTFEAEPRPAIKLLMNEKLSLSPHIGASTLEAQERIGLELAQQIISHFKK, translated from the coding sequence ATTAAAATTTTGGCCAACGATGGTCTTGCAAAAGCTGGAATAGAACAGCTTGAAAACGCAGGATTTGAAGTTGTTAGCACCAAAGTTGCCCAGGAACAACTTGCCGATTATATTAATTCTAAAGGCATAAAAGTTTTATTGGTACGTAGTGCCACCACGGTAGATAAGGCTGTTATAGATGCGTGTAAGAATTTAAAAGTAATAGGTCGTGGCGGCGTTGGTTTAGATAACATTGCCGTAGACTATGCTGAAAGCAAAGGCATAAAAGTTATTAATACACCCCAGGCAGCTTCAGCTTCTGTGGCAGAACTTGTTTTTGCCCATCTTTTTAGCGGAGTTAGAAAATTATTCGATGCCAATAGGAATATGCCCCTGGAAGGTGAATCGCGCTTTAAAGAATTAAAGAAATCTTATTCCGCAGGAATAGAACTTAGAGGAAAAACGCTGGGAATTATTGGTTTTGGAAGAATTGGTAGAGAAGTCGCCAAAATAGCCTTAGGCCTCGGAATGAAAGTAATTGCGAGCGATAAGGAAGTAGGAGAAGTAAAAATCACTTTAGAATTTTACAATCATCAAAGTATAGAAATACCCATTAAAACTGAGCCTGTTGAAGAACTCATAAAACATTCAGATTTTATAACGCTGCACGTACCTGCGCAAACTAAACCATTAATTGGCAAGAAGGAGCTGGATGCGATGAAACCCGGAGTTGGTATAATTAATACCGCCCGCGGCGGCGTAATAGATGAAGTAGCACTTTTGGAGGCTATAGAAGAAGGTAAGGTTTCATTTTCTGGTTTAGACACTTTTGAAGCAGAACCAAGACCGGCCATAAAATTGTTGATGAACGAAAAGCTTTCTTTGAGTCCGCACATTGGCGCTTCTACTCTTGAGGCACAGGAGCGTATAGGTTTAGAACTTGCTCAACAAATAATTTCACACTTTAAAAAGTAG
- the msrA gene encoding peptide-methionine (S)-S-oxide reductase MsrA, which yields MNSENLELATLAGGCFWCTEAVFQRLKGVEEVLSGFTGGNIKNPAYREIITGRTGHAEAIQIRFNPTIISFQELLYVFLATHDPTTLNRQQNDVGTQYRSAVFYHSEKQKEIAEEVIQELENKEIFQNKIVTEISAVKDFYIAEKEHQDFYNQHRQQPYCQFIIDPKIKKLTEVFADKLK from the coding sequence ATGAATTCAGAAAATTTAGAACTTGCAACTTTAGCAGGAGGTTGCTTCTGGTGTACAGAAGCAGTTTTTCAACGTTTAAAAGGAGTAGAAGAGGTGCTTTCAGGATTTACCGGGGGAAATATAAAAAATCCTGCTTATCGTGAGATAATTACCGGTAGAACCGGCCACGCAGAGGCTATTCAAATAAGGTTTAATCCTACAATTATAAGCTTTCAGGAATTATTATACGTATTCTTGGCAACACACGATCCTACAACGCTAAATCGCCAACAGAATGATGTAGGCACTCAATATAGAAGTGCGGTATTTTATCATTCTGAAAAACAAAAGGAAATAGCTGAAGAAGTAATTCAGGAACTTGAAAATAAGGAAATTTTTCAGAATAAAATTGTTACCGAAATTAGTGCAGTAAAAGATTTTTATATTGCCGAAAAGGAACACCAGGATTTCTATAACCAGCATAGGCAGCAGCCGTATTGCCAGTTTATAATAGATCCTAAAATAAAGAAACTAACAGAAGTCTTTGCGGACAAATTGAAATAG
- a CDS encoding TonB-dependent receptor yields the protein MKSLLFSLLFLAVSPIIYAQNTFSGNINNAETGEPVFSANIYFPELGKGDMTDIDGNFSIQNIPNGKFKVVVSSVGFATYSNELDFPETSSLNITLEKSAIEMEEVIVSTPFHQLQSENVMRVERENVEELNRKGAITLSDGITQIAGVESLTTGVGIGKPVIRGLSSNRVLVYTQGVRLENQQYGDEHGLGISSKGIESVEVIKGPASLLYGSDAIGGVLYLNPERYAAENETNAEADVNYFSNTQGYQGSLMAKTSGEKLKFLARGSYAAHSDYETGDGERVTNTRFNETDFKAGIGYQDAKFKTDLRYNFNKSNIGIPEEIGVQSTDKAPLLPYQEIDNHILSLENKIYFNKSSLDFKIGYQYNDRKEFEEHHHEEHGEEEHEHEGEEEHAEEEHEEEGVDHPALEMHLETLNYNLKYILPRTGRFETILGVQGMHQTNTNYGEEILIPDATTTDFGVFATTHVHFDKWDFQGGLRYDIRNIDSEAVEPHEDEHSEEEYADEGEHAHESGEIAAVDRSYKSINGAIGAKYIITDRLSARLNLATGFRAPNLSELTSNGAHHGTNRYEIGDQTLENEQNFQVDLSLEWRNKHFEAFVNGFHNSISDYIYLQPTGELIEVNPVFEYTQNNAELYGGEIGLHIHPHPLDWLHLESSFETVTGKRNNGEYLPLIPANSLTNTFRVEFEDVDEKIYSKYAFIRLKNVFDQNNVSAFETRTGGYGLLGAGFGGQFAINSTEMIIGVSGNNILNKDYISHLSRLKPDGISNIGRNISVSVRWLL from the coding sequence ATGAAAAGTTTACTTTTCTCATTGCTATTCTTAGCAGTGAGTCCTATTATATATGCTCAGAATACTTTCTCTGGCAATATTAACAATGCTGAAACCGGAGAACCAGTATTTAGCGCAAATATTTATTTCCCAGAACTCGGTAAAGGCGATATGACCGATATTGATGGAAATTTTAGCATACAGAATATTCCTAATGGAAAATTTAAAGTTGTGGTTTCATCGGTAGGATTCGCGACTTACTCTAATGAACTGGATTTCCCTGAAACTTCAAGTTTAAACATCACTTTAGAAAAATCTGCCATAGAAATGGAAGAAGTGATCGTCTCTACTCCTTTTCACCAGTTACAAAGTGAAAATGTAATGCGGGTAGAGCGTGAAAATGTGGAAGAATTAAACCGAAAAGGTGCGATCACTTTAAGCGATGGGATTACACAAATTGCCGGGGTAGAAAGCTTAACCACCGGCGTGGGAATTGGCAAACCTGTGATACGTGGTTTGAGTTCTAATCGCGTTTTGGTCTACACCCAGGGCGTACGGTTGGAAAATCAACAATATGGGGATGAACACGGGCTGGGAATAAGCTCTAAAGGAATAGAAAGTGTTGAGGTTATAAAAGGTCCCGCTTCCCTACTCTATGGGAGTGACGCTATTGGTGGGGTACTTTATCTAAACCCTGAACGCTATGCTGCAGAAAATGAAACCAATGCTGAAGCAGACGTTAATTATTTTAGCAATACCCAGGGTTACCAGGGAAGTTTGATGGCCAAGACTTCAGGAGAAAAATTGAAGTTTCTTGCTCGGGGGAGTTATGCCGCGCATAGTGATTATGAGACAGGAGATGGTGAAAGAGTTACCAATACCCGTTTTAATGAAACCGATTTTAAAGCCGGAATTGGTTACCAGGATGCTAAATTCAAAACCGATTTAAGGTACAATTTCAATAAATCTAATATTGGAATTCCGGAAGAGATTGGTGTACAATCTACAGATAAAGCCCCTCTTCTTCCCTATCAGGAAATAGATAATCATATTCTAAGTTTAGAAAACAAGATTTACTTCAACAAATCAAGTCTGGATTTTAAGATTGGTTATCAATATAATGACCGAAAAGAATTTGAAGAACATCATCACGAAGAACACGGAGAAGAGGAACATGAGCACGAAGGTGAGGAAGAACACGCTGAAGAAGAGCACGAAGAAGAAGGTGTAGATCATCCTGCGTTAGAGATGCATCTTGAAACTTTAAATTATAACTTAAAATATATTTTACCACGAACTGGAAGGTTTGAAACCATCTTGGGAGTTCAGGGAATGCACCAAACCAATACAAATTACGGTGAAGAGATTTTAATTCCCGATGCAACAACTACAGATTTTGGCGTATTTGCTACTACCCACGTGCATTTTGATAAGTGGGATTTTCAAGGAGGACTTAGATATGATATACGAAATATCGATAGCGAAGCGGTAGAGCCTCACGAAGATGAACACAGTGAAGAAGAATATGCAGACGAGGGTGAACACGCCCACGAAAGCGGAGAAATTGCAGCTGTAGATAGGTCTTACAAAAGTATAAATGGAGCCATAGGGGCAAAATATATTATTACAGATAGACTAAGTGCTCGTTTAAATCTTGCTACTGGTTTTAGAGCTCCTAACCTATCTGAACTGACTTCTAATGGAGCTCACCACGGGACTAATAGATATGAAATTGGAGATCAAACCCTTGAAAACGAACAAAATTTCCAGGTAGATCTATCTTTAGAATGGAGAAATAAGCATTTTGAAGCTTTCGTAAACGGTTTTCATAACTCAATAAGCGATTATATCTACTTACAACCCACCGGAGAATTGATTGAAGTAAATCCCGTTTTTGAGTATACACAGAATAATGCTGAATTGTATGGTGGAGAAATCGGGCTTCACATTCACCCTCACCCATTAGATTGGTTACACCTGGAAAGTAGTTTCGAAACAGTGACTGGAAAAAGAAATAATGGTGAATACCTACCATTAATTCCGGCGAACTCTTTAACCAATACTTTTAGAGTAGAGTTTGAAGACGTAGATGAAAAAATTTATAGCAAATATGCATTTATTCGATTAAAAAATGTTTTTGATCAAAATAATGTGAGTGCTTTTGAAACCAGAACCGGAGGCTACGGTCTTCTAGGTGCCGGATTTGGAGGACAGTTTGCTATTAATTCAACTGAAATGATAATTGGAGTAAGTGGAAATAATATTTTAAATAAAGATTATATCTCACATCTTTCCCGTTTAAAACCTGATGGCATTTCAAATATTGGGAGAAACATTTCGGTTTCCGTTAGATGGTTGCTATAA
- a CDS encoding YihY/virulence factor BrkB family protein yields the protein MSKFENGRPEISKPSKISFSGWKKIAFTIKDKIEENNLGIVSAGVAFYSFLAIFPAIMALVSIYGLAVSPAQIEHQLTQIGSMIPEQAFGIVEERLQGFISTSGSTLGWGMAFGILFSIWSANKGMKSLFKGVNVAYATRSKRGFIKENALTLLFTFGAIIQIILSMALIVAFPAIVGEFGLPKNIEILINWLRWPLLAITVGCFLCVIYKYAPQRTNPKLKWVIPGALVATILWLIASWGFSFYVSNFGSYGEVYGSIAAVVILMLWLSITVFYGFIRSSN from the coding sequence ATGTCAAAATTTGAAAACGGCAGGCCAGAAATTTCTAAACCTTCCAAAATATCATTTTCTGGATGGAAGAAAATAGCTTTTACAATAAAAGACAAAATAGAGGAAAACAACCTGGGGATTGTATCGGCTGGTGTAGCTTTCTATTCATTTCTAGCCATTTTTCCTGCTATAATGGCTTTGGTTTCTATCTATGGTCTGGCGGTAAGTCCGGCTCAAATTGAACATCAATTAACTCAAATTGGGTCTATGATTCCGGAGCAAGCTTTTGGAATTGTAGAGGAAAGGTTGCAGGGATTTATTTCTACTTCGGGAAGTACTCTCGGTTGGGGTATGGCCTTCGGGATTCTTTTTAGTATTTGGAGTGCCAATAAGGGAATGAAATCATTGTTCAAGGGTGTAAATGTAGCTTACGCTACCCGAAGTAAACGTGGCTTTATAAAAGAAAATGCACTTACCTTACTATTTACTTTTGGAGCTATAATACAGATAATTCTAAGTATGGCTTTAATTGTAGCTTTTCCGGCTATTGTAGGCGAATTTGGTTTGCCTAAAAATATTGAAATCCTAATTAACTGGCTGCGTTGGCCTCTTTTAGCCATAACTGTGGGGTGCTTCCTTTGTGTTATTTATAAATATGCACCACAAAGAACTAATCCTAAACTAAAGTGGGTAATTCCCGGTGCGCTGGTTGCTACTATTTTGTGGCTGATAGCTTCCTGGGGTTTTTCATTCTACGTAAGTAACTTCGGAAGTTATGGTGAAGTTTATGGCTCTATTGCTGCCGTAGTTATTTTGATGCTATGGCTTTCTATAACCGTGTTTTACGGTTTTATTAGGAGCTCAAATTAA
- a CDS encoding DUF6787 family protein → MNKLKARWGIDSNWQIFIILIVFAITGSTSAKLAEPLCNFLGIYETTSHWAVYWSARIFLIFPIYQVLLVSFGWIFGQFQFFWSFQKKMLSRMGLAKLFQ, encoded by the coding sequence ATGAATAAATTAAAAGCGCGTTGGGGTATTGATTCTAATTGGCAAATATTTATAATTCTTATAGTATTCGCTATTACGGGATCTACATCGGCTAAATTAGCTGAACCCCTATGTAATTTTTTAGGTATTTATGAAACCACTTCCCATTGGGCCGTTTATTGGAGTGCCAGAATTTTCCTGATTTTTCCAATTTACCAGGTATTATTGGTTAGCTTCGGCTGGATCTTTGGCCAGTTTCAGTTCTTTTGGTCTTTCCAGAAGAAAATGTTAAGTAGAATGGGACTTGCTAAGTTATTTCAATAA
- a CDS encoding ABC transporter ATP-binding protein, giving the protein MISAKNIHKYYGDLHVLKGLDLHIKKSEIVSIVGASGAGKTTLLQILGTLDKPEKNKESSLQINDTNIYRLSSKELSKFRNKNIGFIFQFHQLLPEFTALENICIPAYIHNTPKEKAEERAKELLGFLGLKNRANHKPGELSGGEQQRIAVARALINNPAVIFADEPSGNLDSESAENLHQLFFKLRDEFEQTFVIVTHNEELADMADRKITMQDGKIIDKKEI; this is encoded by the coding sequence ATGATTTCAGCTAAAAATATTCATAAATACTACGGAGACCTTCACGTTCTAAAAGGTCTTGATCTTCATATTAAAAAAAGCGAAATTGTTTCTATAGTGGGAGCTTCTGGAGCCGGGAAAACCACTTTACTTCAAATTTTAGGGACTTTAGATAAACCCGAAAAAAATAAGGAATCTTCCCTGCAGATCAACGATACCAATATTTACCGACTTTCTTCAAAAGAACTATCTAAGTTCAGAAATAAGAATATTGGCTTTATTTTCCAGTTTCACCAGTTATTACCTGAATTTACGGCACTAGAGAATATTTGTATCCCTGCTTATATTCACAATACTCCAAAAGAAAAAGCTGAAGAACGCGCCAAAGAGCTTTTAGGTTTCTTAGGACTTAAAAACAGGGCCAACCATAAACCCGGGGAACTTAGTGGTGGCGAACAGCAACGTATTGCGGTAGCCAGGGCATTGATAAATAATCCCGCGGTAATTTTTGCCGATGAGCCATCGGGAAATTTAGATAGTGAATCTGCCGAAAATCTTCACCAGTTATTTTTTAAGCTTCGGGATGAGTTTGAACAAACTTTTGTCATTGTAACCCATAACGAGGAACTTGCTGATATGGCCGACAGGAAAATCACGATGCAGGATGGAAAAATTATTGATAAAAAGGAAATTTAA
- the folE gene encoding GTP cyclohydrolase I FolE gives MAYKFKEEYNIEVTDGLQENYRNILEGIGEDISREGIEKTPERASKAMQFLTQGYKMDGETILKEAMFRESYDEMVVVKDIELYSMCEHHMLPFFGKAHIAYIPNGHIVGLSKLPRVVDVFARRLQVQERLTHDILECINKTMKPKGVAVVIEAVHMCMMMRGVQKQNSATTTSGFRGQFEKIETRNEFLKLISSNLK, from the coding sequence ATGGCTTACAAATTTAAAGAAGAGTATAATATTGAAGTCACCGATGGGCTTCAGGAAAATTACAGAAATATCCTTGAAGGAATAGGAGAGGATATTAGCCGTGAAGGCATAGAAAAAACACCCGAAAGAGCGTCTAAAGCCATGCAATTTTTAACGCAAGGCTATAAGATGGATGGTGAAACCATTCTAAAAGAAGCCATGTTCAGGGAAAGTTATGACGAAATGGTGGTGGTAAAAGACATTGAGTTATACTCGATGTGTGAACACCATATGTTGCCTTTTTTTGGAAAGGCGCACATAGCCTACATTCCCAATGGTCATATAGTAGGTTTAAGCAAATTGCCAAGGGTGGTGGATGTTTTTGCCAGAAGGTTGCAGGTACAGGAACGTTTAACCCATGATATTCTTGAATGTATAAATAAAACTATGAAACCAAAAGGAGTTGCTGTGGTGATAGAAGCTGTGCATATGTGTATGATGATGCGCGGTGTGCAGAAACAGAATAGTGCTACCACGACTTCAGGATTTAGGGGACAGTTTGAAAAAATAGAAACCAGGAATGAATTCTTAAAACTTATCAGCTCAAATCTTAAATAG
- a CDS encoding DUF6146 family protein produces the protein MKNFIYIILLGLFVYSCGSTRDRKLGDSQTNQDTVRIANDSLEYEIIIIEPGFNLFINSIARPEGYYSQQYLENKNRFLVSEFNQRVSQPQNYNPDLYLQEINYNPSIDYGYEVNYLLYNYFVFFSRHYNQKFSVPTRI, from the coding sequence ATGAAAAATTTCATATATATAATATTATTAGGATTATTTGTTTACAGTTGTGGAAGCACAAGGGATAGAAAACTTGGGGATTCTCAAACTAATCAGGACACCGTGCGTATTGCTAATGATAGTTTAGAATATGAAATAATTATCATTGAGCCCGGTTTTAATTTATTTATAAATTCCATCGCGAGACCTGAAGGTTATTACTCTCAGCAGTATTTAGAAAACAAAAATAGATTTTTGGTATCAGAATTTAATCAACGGGTAAGCCAGCCGCAGAATTATAATCCTGATCTCTATCTTCAGGAAATAAATTATAATCCTTCCATAGATTATGGTTACGAAGTGAATTACTTGTTGTACAATTATTTTGTCTTTTTTAGCAGGCACTATAACCAAAAATTCTCTGTCCCTACACGCATTTAA